A window from Lachnoanaerobaculum umeaense encodes these proteins:
- a CDS encoding metallophosphoesterase, translating to MKNIFSKILGLGVVGCSTLLLRSFYERKNFKIVQYDISSRKIDNKKKIVFLTDLHNNSFGKNNKRLISAIDEIYPDLILIGGDMITVKNRLGIENVLPLLQNLSRKYKCIYANGNHEQRLKENKFGLNYHQYKQIVEDMGIVYLSNSSMDIYENICIHGLDLDEKYYLRRYKRSLDISYIENRLDIDTSKFNILLAHSPLFANDYEKSQVDLALAGHFHGGTIRLPSGIGLMTPQFHFLSRLVVGLKKIGRMSQIIGAGLGTHSINIRLNDMSELIVINLNSRNKA from the coding sequence ATGAAAAATATATTTTCTAAAATTTTAGGATTAGGAGTAGTGGGTTGTAGTACCTTACTACTCCGTTCTTTTTATGAGAGAAAGAATTTTAAGATAGTACAATATGATATAAGTAGCAGAAAAATAGATAATAAAAAGAAAATAGTCTTTTTAACAGATCTGCACAATAATAGTTTTGGCAAGAATAATAAAAGGCTTATATCTGCGATAGATGAGATATATCCCGATCTTATACTTATAGGAGGGGATATGATAACTGTTAAAAATCGACTTGGCATAGAAAATGTTCTGCCACTTTTGCAGAATCTTTCAAGGAAATATAAATGTATATACGCAAATGGGAATCATGAGCAAAGATTAAAAGAAAATAAATTCGGATTGAATTATCACCAATACAAGCAAATAGTAGAGGATATGGGAATAGTATACCTTTCAAACAGCAGTATGGATATATATGAAAATATTTGTATTCATGGTTTGGATTTAGATGAAAAATATTATTTGAGAAGATATAAAAGATCTTTGGATATTTCTTATATAGAGAATCGACTGGATATAGATACGTCTAAGTTTAATATTTTATTGGCACATTCTCCCCTTTTTGCAAATGACTATGAAAAAAGTCAGGTAGATTTGGCTCTTGCAGGGCATTTCCATGGTGGTACTATAAGACTACCGAGTGGAATAGGCTTGATGACTCCACAATTTCATTTTTTGAGCAGATTAGTGGTGGGATTAAAAAAGATTGGAAGAATGAGTCAAATAATAGGTGCAGGGCTTGGAACACATAGTATAAATATTAGATTAAATGATATGTCGGAGTTAATAGTTATAAATCTTAACAGTCGCAATAAAGCCTGA
- a CDS encoding acetyl-CoA carboxylase biotin carboxylase subunit, producing the protein MFRKVLIANRGEIAVRIIRALREMGIISVAIYSEADRDSLHTMLADEAICIGPAPATKSYLDMERILSAAITTGAEAIHPGFGFLSENEKFARLCNEVGIKFIGPKSETIAKLGDKAEARATMQKAHIPVIPGTNGSVKDVIEALKLAKKVGFPVMIKAALGGGGKGMRISRSENDFAENFMTAKAEALKGFSDDSMYIEKYIERPRHIEFQIMADSFGNVIHLGERDCSIQRRHQKVLEEAPSVFLDNKLREKMGKAAVNAAKAAGYENAGTIEFLVDKNKNFYFMEMNTRIQVEHPVTEMITGMDLIKEQIRVAAGEKLSITQKDVRIEGHAIECRINAENPDKNFAPSPGKIKSMHLPGGNGVRIDTHIYEDYTVSPFYDSMLLKLIVHGKSREEAIAKMRSALGEIVIEGVDTNIDFNYEIINNPYFIEADVDTSFIEKQFKM; encoded by the coding sequence ATGTTTAGAAAAGTATTGATAGCAAACAGAGGAGAGATCGCAGTCAGAATTATCAGAGCACTTAGAGAAATGGGTATTATAAGTGTAGCTATATATTCTGAGGCAGATAGAGATAGCTTACATACAATGCTGGCAGATGAGGCTATTTGTATAGGACCGGCACCGGCGACAAAGAGCTATCTTGACATGGAGAGAATACTCAGTGCGGCTATTACAACCGGTGCTGAGGCTATTCATCCCGGTTTTGGTTTTCTTTCAGAGAATGAGAAATTTGCAAGACTTTGTAATGAAGTCGGTATAAAGTTTATAGGACCAAAATCTGAAACTATTGCCAAACTTGGAGATAAGGCAGAAGCAAGGGCTACTATGCAAAAGGCACATATACCTGTAATACCGGGAACAAATGGTAGTGTAAAGGATGTGATAGAAGCTCTAAAGCTGGCAAAAAAGGTTGGTTTCCCCGTAATGATAAAGGCCGCTCTTGGTGGTGGAGGAAAGGGAATGAGAATATCCAGAAGTGAGAATGATTTTGCAGAGAATTTTATGACTGCAAAAGCAGAAGCACTTAAGGGATTTTCTGATGATTCAATGTATATTGAAAAGTATATTGAAAGACCAAGACATATAGAATTTCAAATTATGGCTGACAGCTTTGGTAATGTAATACATCTTGGAGAGAGAGATTGCTCTATACAAAGAAGACATCAAAAGGTTTTAGAGGAAGCTCCTTCCGTATTTCTTGACAATAAGCTCAGAGAAAAGATGGGAAAGGCTGCAGTAAATGCGGCGAAGGCTGCAGGATATGAGAATGCCGGAACTATAGAGTTTTTGGTGGATAAAAATAAGAACTTCTATTTTATGGAGATGAATACAAGAATACAGGTAGAACATCCGGTAACAGAGATGATCACAGGTATGGATCTTATAAAGGAGCAAATAAGAGTTGCGGCAGGTGAGAAGCTTTCTATTACTCAAAAAGATGTGAGAATAGAAGGGCATGCTATAGAATGCAGAATAAATGCAGAAAATCCGGATAAGAACTTTGCACCATCTCCCGGAAAAATCAAGAGTATGCATCTTCCAGGAGGTAATGGAGTTAGAATAGATACACATATATATGAGGATTATACAGTTTCTCCATTCTATGATTCTATGCTTTTAAAGTTAATCGTGCATGGAAAGTCTAGAGAAGAGGCTATAGCAAAGATGAGATCTGCACTAGGCGAGATAGTAATAGAGGGTGTGGATACAAATATCGACTTTAATTATGAGATAATTAACAATCCATATTTTATAGAGGCTGATGTAGATACTTCATTTATAGAGAAACAGTTTAAAATGTAG
- the accD gene encoding acetyl-CoA carboxylase, carboxyltransferase subunit beta yields the protein MLRDMFKKTYAKIEPEGEKIDIPKGLWRKCRICKEPIFAEDVKANLYTCPKCGGYFRVHAYRRIEMLVDAGSFIEWNKTMPISNPLNFPDYEIKLEEERLKSKLNEAVVTGEATIGNVRTAIAVCDARFMMSSMGRVVGEKITYAIETATKEKMPIIIFSCSGGARMQEGLISLMQMAKTSAALKKHHEAGQLYISFLTDPTMGGVSASFAMLGDIILAEPKALIGFAGPRVIAQTIGAKLPEGFQSAEFLLEHGFIDAIVERTEQRSVLKKILRAHTCGFKKVSSVDIDDEDIEKIVEKRPKVKAPKTAWDSVVLSRRPDRPTAKDYIDKLFNFFMELHGDRLSGDDGAIIGGIASYYGKPVMVVAEQKGKSLKENKIRNFGMPKPSGYRKALRLMRHANDFNMPIICIVDTPGAFCGIEAEENGQAEAIARALFEMSDMRVPILSIVIGEGGSGGALALAVANEVWMMEHSIYSVLSPEGFASILYKDSKKSKEAAEVMKITAKELLSLGIIDRVIKEDIPLTLDSMDGVIADLTSNIDDFFEKNASKSGTEIAENRYNRFRNF from the coding sequence ATGCTTAGAGATATGTTTAAAAAGACATATGCAAAAATAGAGCCGGAAGGCGAGAAGATAGATATTCCAAAGGGACTTTGGAGAAAATGTAGAATTTGTAAAGAACCTATTTTTGCAGAGGATGTGAAGGCAAATCTTTATACTTGTCCAAAATGTGGAGGGTATTTTAGAGTTCATGCTTATAGAAGAATAGAGATGCTGGTAGATGCCGGAAGCTTTATTGAGTGGAATAAGACAATGCCTATATCAAATCCGCTAAATTTTCCGGACTATGAGATAAAGCTGGAAGAAGAAAGATTAAAAAGCAAATTAAATGAGGCGGTAGTGACCGGTGAGGCCACTATAGGAAACGTAAGAACTGCTATAGCTGTATGTGATGCAAGATTTATGATGTCATCTATGGGTAGAGTAGTAGGTGAGAAGATAACCTATGCTATAGAAACTGCTACAAAGGAAAAGATGCCAATTATTATCTTTTCATGTTCAGGTGGTGCAAGAATGCAGGAAGGTCTTATTTCACTGATGCAGATGGCAAAGACTTCAGCCGCATTAAAAAAACATCATGAAGCAGGTCAGCTTTATATAAGCTTTTTGACAGATCCTACTATGGGTGGTGTAAGTGCTTCATTTGCAATGCTTGGAGATATAATACTTGCAGAACCTAAGGCACTTATAGGATTTGCTGGACCAAGAGTAATAGCACAGACTATTGGTGCTAAGTTGCCGGAGGGCTTCCAAAGTGCAGAATTCCTTCTGGAGCATGGCTTTATAGATGCTATTGTCGAAAGAACAGAGCAAAGAAGTGTTTTAAAGAAAATTTTGAGAGCACATACATGTGGATTTAAGAAAGTAAGTAGTGTAGATATTGATGATGAAGATATCGAAAAAATAGTAGAAAAGCGTCCAAAGGTAAAAGCACCAAAGACTGCATGGGATAGTGTGGTTTTATCTAGACGACCTGACAGACCTACAGCTAAGGATTATATTGACAAATTGTTCAACTTCTTTATGGAACTACATGGAGACAGACTGTCAGGAGATGATGGAGCAATTATTGGCGGAATAGCAAGTTATTACGGCAAGCCGGTTATGGTTGTTGCAGAACAAAAGGGAAAGAGTCTAAAAGAAAATAAGATAAGAAACTTCGGTATGCCAAAGCCTAGTGGATATCGTAAGGCACTTAGACTTATGAGACATGCAAATGATTTCAACATGCCAATTATATGCATAGTTGATACTCCCGGAGCTTTTTGCGGTATAGAGGCTGAAGAAAATGGACAGGCTGAGGCTATAGCACGTGCACTTTTTGAGATGAGCGATATGAGAGTACCGATACTTTCAATTGTAATAGGTGAGGGAGGATCTGGAGGTGCACTTGCACTTGCAGTGGCTAATGAGGTATGGATGATGGAACATTCAATATATTCAGTACTCTCACCTGAGGGCTTTGCTTCCATACTTTATAAGGATTCAAAGAAGAGTAAAGAAGCAGCAGAGGTTATGAAAATCACTGCAAAAGAGCTTCTCTCACTTGGTATTATAGATAGAGTTATAAAGGAGGATATTCCTCTGACTCTTGATAGTATGGATGGAGTAATAGCTGATTTAACCTCAAATATTGATGATTTCTTTGAGAAAAATGCTTCAAAATCCGGTACAGAAATAGCAGAGAACAGATACAATAGATTTAGAAATTTTTAA
- a CDS encoding NAD(P)H-dependent flavin oxidoreductase: MKFLKIGDRNLLYPIIQGGMGVGISLSSLAAHVAGNGGMGIISTAQIGFREDDFYKNPIVANLRAIKTELQKARDLAAKVFENSKLTAKFLDILKNYTPFIGFNIMVATNKYADYVIEAVKAGADIIISGAGLPIELPELVEKGMAVSGNEKRTCIAPIVSSRKSAKVILKMWDRKYKTTADAVVIEGPLAGGHLGFSYDELNELGADTMTSRNYKKDKYDAEIKEIIEEVRIYEEKFGKKIPVFVAGGIYTKEDIAHVMDLGADGVQMGTRFVTTYECDAPDDYKQTYIDAKEEDIVITKSPVGMPGRAIRNDFMDRLKSGPIPIRHCHNCLALSVCDRKTIPYCITDALCSAANSDESHALLFCGSNAYRADKLEHVEDIMLELTEDMN, from the coding sequence ATGAAATTCTTGAAAATAGGTGATAGAAATTTACTCTATCCGATTATCCAAGGAGGTATGGGGGTAGGTATTAGTCTTTCATCTTTGGCAGCACATGTTGCCGGCAATGGAGGAATGGGAATCATATCAACAGCACAGATAGGTTTTAGAGAAGATGATTTTTATAAAAATCCGATAGTTGCAAATCTTCGTGCTATAAAGACTGAACTTCAAAAGGCTAGAGATCTGGCTGCAAAGGTTTTTGAAAATTCAAAACTGACAGCTAAGTTTTTAGATATATTAAAAAATTATACTCCTTTTATCGGCTTTAATATAATGGTGGCAACTAATAAATATGCTGATTATGTCATAGAAGCAGTAAAGGCAGGTGCAGATATTATTATTTCAGGTGCCGGACTTCCGATAGAGTTGCCGGAATTGGTGGAAAAAGGGATGGCTGTCAGTGGAAATGAAAAGAGGACCTGCATAGCTCCAATAGTTTCCAGCAGAAAAAGTGCAAAGGTAATTTTGAAGATGTGGGACAGAAAATATAAGACCACAGCAGATGCAGTTGTAATAGAGGGACCATTGGCAGGTGGACATCTGGGATTTTCCTATGATGAACTGAATGAACTTGGTGCAGATACTATGACAAGCAGGAATTATAAAAAAGATAAATATGATGCTGAAATTAAGGAAATCATAGAGGAAGTTAGAATCTATGAAGAAAAATTTGGAAAAAAAATACCTGTATTTGTAGCAGGCGGTATATATACCAAAGAAGATATTGCACATGTAATGGATTTAGGTGCAGATGGTGTTCAAATGGGTACAAGATTTGTAACGACATATGAATGTGATGCACCGGATGATTACAAGCAGACCTATATAGATGCAAAAGAAGAAGATATAGTAATCACGAAATCGCCGGTGGGTATGCCGGGAAGAGCTATTAGAAATGATTTTATGGACAGATTGAAATCCGGTCCGATACCTATCAGACATTGTCATAACTGTTTGGCATTGTCAGTATGTGATAGAAAAACTATACCTTATTGTATAACGGATGCATTATGTTCCGCTGCAAATTCAGATGAAAGTCATGCACTTCTTTTTTGTGGATCAAATGCTTACAGAGCCGATAAATTAGAGCATGTCGAAGACATTATGCTTGAGCTGACAGAAGATATGAATTAA
- a CDS encoding tetratricopeptide repeat protein, protein MELTEVALVAQGKIKKVFIAGIMAILFLSGCSVKEKKYFESGKILLDEGNYAEAVEAFDKAIGVHGSKNIRGLEIDILRYRAEAEYKAGDYKAAEHTYKLLISADEERREYIDMLTIIYTNLSNVDMDIDITDAIEMYNKAESLDDRSELHINAGIAIVKYYEDMYEKNADSSYLDKAEEFLEKQLKETDRKNAKVFAVYAKHMSKREDYDKALEAVDEGIALLENKDLVSSDEETMKSLMFSKGSCYEYMGEYDKALECFNAYIDKYGEDDTVSHEVAFLNSRIR, encoded by the coding sequence ATGGAGTTGACAGAGGTGGCTTTGGTAGCACAGGGAAAAATTAAAAAAGTATTTATTGCCGGAATAATGGCTATACTCTTTTTAAGCGGTTGTTCTGTTAAGGAAAAAAAATACTTTGAAAGCGGTAAGATACTTCTGGATGAAGGGAATTATGCTGAAGCGGTAGAAGCTTTTGATAAAGCAATAGGAGTACATGGCAGTAAAAATATCAGAGGACTAGAGATAGATATACTTAGATACAGGGCAGAGGCAGAATATAAGGCAGGTGATTATAAAGCGGCAGAACACACATATAAGCTTCTTATATCTGCGGATGAGGAAAGAAGAGAATATATTGATATGTTGACTATTATCTATACAAATCTAAGCAATGTGGATATGGATATAGATATAACAGATGCTATAGAAATGTATAATAAGGCTGAAAGTCTTGATGACAGGAGTGAATTACATATCAATGCAGGTATTGCCATTGTGAAGTATTATGAGGATATGTATGAAAAAAATGCTGATTCATCATATCTGGATAAGGCAGAGGAATTTTTGGAAAAACAGTTAAAAGAAACTGATAGAAAGAATGCCAAGGTGTTTGCAGTATATGCAAAGCATATGTCAAAAAGAGAGGACTATGATAAGGCACTTGAGGCGGTGGATGAGGGTATAGCACTTTTAGAAAACAAAGATTTAGTAAGCAGTGATGAGGAAACCATGAAATCTTTGATGTTTTCAAAGGGCTCTTGCTATGAGTACATGGGAGAATATGATAAGGCATTAGAATGCTTTAATGCATATATTGATAAATACGGTGAGGATGATACCGTTTCTCATGAGGTAGCATTCCTTAATTCAAGAATAAGATAG
- the accB gene encoding acetyl-CoA carboxylase biotin carboxyl carrier protein, producing MQIDEIIKLIETVSKNNVDSLNYSTDAEKIVIKKNKTKFVAGEVQAVPVAQSVSFEAANTAEDTNIAGHTVTSPLVGTFYSAPSPDAPSFVKVGDSVRKGQVIGIIEAMKLMNELESDFDGVVKEILVKDEDVVEFGQPLFILE from the coding sequence ATGCAAATAGATGAGATTATAAAATTGATAGAGACTGTAAGTAAGAATAATGTTGATTCATTAAACTATTCTACAGATGCTGAAAAGATCGTTATAAAAAAGAATAAAACAAAGTTCGTTGCAGGAGAAGTTCAGGCAGTACCGGTTGCACAGAGCGTGAGCTTTGAAGCTGCAAATACAGCCGAAGACACAAATATTGCAGGTCATACAGTTACTTCACCTCTTGTTGGTACATTCTACAGTGCACCATCTCCTGATGCTCCAAGTTTTGTAAAGGTTGGAGATAGTGTGAGAAAGGGGCAAGTAATAGGCATTATAGAGGCTATGAAGCTTATGAATGAGCTTGAGAGCGACTTTGATGGAGTTGTAAAGGAAATCCTGGTTAAGGATGAGGATGTGGTAGAGTTTGGACAACCACTATTTATATTGGAGTAA
- the fabZ gene encoding 3-hydroxyacyl-ACP dehydratase FabZ, with the protein MLGIKEIQEIIPHRHPFLLIDCIEELEPGKKSVGYKSITYNEPQFLGHFPEEPVMPGVLMIEALAQTGAVAILSVPENKGKTAYFGAINSAKFKRKVVPGDKLKLSCEIIRSKGRIGIGKAIASVNGEIAVEAELTFIIGE; encoded by the coding sequence ATGTTGGGAATCAAAGAAATTCAAGAAATAATACCTCACAGACATCCTTTTTTACTTATCGACTGCATAGAGGAACTTGAGCCGGGGAAGAAAAGTGTAGGTTATAAGAGTATTACATATAATGAGCCTCAATTTTTAGGTCATTTTCCGGAAGAACCGGTAATGCCGGGTGTACTCATGATAGAAGCACTTGCACAGACAGGTGCGGTTGCCATATTGTCAGTTCCGGAAAACAAGGGTAAGACAGCGTATTTTGGAGCCATAAACTCAGCTAAATTTAAGAGAAAAGTGGTACCGGGAGATAAGCTGAAATTGTCCTGTGAGATAATCAGATCAAAGGGAAGAATTGGAATAGGAAAAGCTATAGCAAGCGTAAATGGTGAGATAGCTGTAGAAGCTGAACTTACCTTTATAATTGGAGAGTAA
- the scpB gene encoding SMC-Scp complex subunit ScpB has protein sequence MAKLSKTEAAIEAILFALGASVEIRQLCIALEMKEDEVIQNLESLKEKYEKDNRGIQIIDLGDCVQMCTKSEHYEKLIKVCKTPKKQVLTDAMLETLSIIAYKQPITKSEIEKIRGVSSDHMVNRLVEFGLVYEAGKLDAPGRPAQFATTEEFLRRFGVESKEALPRLDSDLEAEILHEVEEETGWKFGFESEINGTGGDK, from the coding sequence ATGGCTAAATTGAGTAAAACTGAGGCTGCAATAGAAGCAATACTATTTGCTTTAGGAGCTTCTGTAGAAATCAGACAATTATGTATTGCTCTTGAAATGAAGGAGGATGAAGTAATTCAAAACCTGGAGTCTCTGAAAGAAAAGTATGAAAAGGATAATAGAGGCATACAAATAATTGATTTGGGAGATTGTGTTCAGATGTGTACCAAGTCAGAGCATTATGAGAAATTGATAAAAGTATGCAAGACTCCAAAAAAGCAGGTGCTTACAGATGCTATGCTTGAGACATTATCAATTATTGCATATAAGCAACCTATAACAAAGTCTGAAATAGAGAAAATAAGAGGAGTATCTTCCGACCATATGGTAAACCGACTTGTAGAGTTTGGGTTGGTATATGAGGCAGGAAAACTTGATGCTCCAGGAAGGCCTGCACAGTTTGCCACTACAGAGGAATTCCTTAGAAGATTTGGTGTGGAATCAAAGGAAGCACTTCCAAGGCTTGATTCAGATTTGGAAGCAGAGATATTACATGAGGTGGAGGAAGAGACCGGATGGAAATTCGGTTTTGAAAGTGAAATTAACGGAACAGGTGGAGATAAATAA
- a CDS encoding serine hydrolase, producing the protein MKIKKLIAGGLSLLLSLSAITFLPEYSPVAYAATPPDIASQAAALYNANTGEFLYQKEGDTQFAPASITKIMTGLIAVEQANLDDTIVYSKSATTNLEAGATTLGVVAGDRISVRDSLYGMMLESANEVSNGIAEHVGGSVAGFANMMNARARELGATHTNFVNPNGLNDQNHRTTAKDMALISAEAFKNPTFRTIAGTKTYTFPATRSKSTPTVIKMHHKMVTGVENYPGVIGGKTGYTKAAGNTLVTCAERNGVRLIVVILKSKGTHYPDTRALLDYGFEIASSGSKASAQPSQQVTSVTPEMTKADSAKVDLAPKAIRTSEMKTENYGPGMAPDVGWKEKNGNWFYVKSDRSSARAEVLNINGTKYWFDADGHMARGWRQDAGGAWYFMEESGAMNASSWLKYNGLWYYLGSDGKMLTNTTTPDGYTLNSDGVWVS; encoded by the coding sequence ATGAAGATAAAAAAATTAATAGCCGGAGGTCTATCACTGTTATTATCATTAAGTGCAATAACATTTTTACCAGAGTACAGTCCGGTAGCATATGCAGCCACACCTCCTGATATAGCGTCACAGGCGGCGGCACTTTATAATGCAAATACAGGTGAGTTTTTATATCAAAAAGAGGGAGATACTCAGTTTGCACCGGCATCTATCACAAAGATAATGACTGGACTTATTGCAGTAGAACAGGCAAATTTGGATGATACAATAGTGTATTCGAAATCAGCTACTACAAATCTTGAAGCCGGAGCAACAACTCTGGGAGTGGTGGCAGGAGATAGGATAAGTGTAAGAGATTCTCTATATGGAATGATGCTTGAATCAGCAAATGAAGTATCAAATGGTATAGCTGAGCATGTAGGAGGTTCTGTTGCAGGCTTTGCAAATATGATGAATGCAAGAGCCAGAGAGCTTGGAGCAACTCATACAAATTTTGTAAATCCAAATGGACTGAACGATCAAAACCATAGGACAACAGCCAAAGATATGGCTTTGATCTCAGCAGAGGCATTTAAAAATCCAACTTTTAGAACCATAGCAGGTACGAAGACATATACTTTTCCGGCTACAAGGTCAAAATCTACTCCAACTGTTATAAAAATGCACCATAAGATGGTTACAGGTGTAGAAAACTACCCGGGAGTAATAGGTGGCAAAACCGGATACACAAAAGCTGCCGGTAATACTCTGGTAACTTGTGCCGAGAGAAATGGAGTAAGGCTCATAGTAGTAATACTAAAGAGTAAGGGTACTCATTATCCGGATACAAGAGCATTGCTTGACTATGGCTTTGAGATTGCATCAAGTGGCAGCAAGGCATCAGCACAGCCTTCACAGCAGGTGACAAGTGTTACCCCGGAGATGACAAAGGCTGACAGTGCAAAAGTAGATTTGGCACCGAAAGCTATAAGAACATCAGAGATGAAGACTGAGAACTATGGTCCGGGTATGGCTCCTGATGTAGGTTGGAAAGAAAAAAATGGCAACTGGTTTTATGTAAAGTCAGACAGATCAAGTGCAAGAGCTGAGGTTCTAAATATAAATGGAACAAAGTATTGGTTTGATGCTGATGGCCATATGGCAAGAGGCTGGAGACAGGACGCAGGCGGTGCTTGGTATTTTATGGAGGAGTCAGGTGCTATGAATGCTTCATCCTGGCTTAAATATAATGGACTATGGTATTATTTGGGAAGTGATGGTAAAATGTTGACAAATACCACCACACCTGATGGCTACACTTTAAATAGTGACGGAGTCTGGGTAAGCTAG
- a CDS encoding dUTP diphosphatase yields MKINIKYFSDEIERLKFIDGKSDWIDLRAAERVELKAGEYRLIRLGVGMELPKGYEALVVPRSSTFKNFGILQTNSMGVIDESYSGDNDEWRFPALAMRDTIIEINDRICQFRIMKHQDAFEFEEVEKLNGVDRGGFGSTGKN; encoded by the coding sequence ATGAAGATAAATATAAAATATTTTAGTGATGAGATTGAGAGATTAAAATTTATAGATGGAAAAAGTGATTGGATCGACCTAAGAGCTGCTGAAAGAGTGGAATTAAAAGCAGGGGAGTATAGACTAATCAGGCTTGGAGTGGGAATGGAGTTGCCAAAGGGATATGAGGCTTTGGTTGTGCCAAGAAGTTCCACATTTAAAAACTTTGGAATTTTACAGACAAATTCTATGGGTGTAATTGATGAGTCGTATTCCGGTGACAATGATGAATGGAGATTTCCGGCGTTGGCAATGAGAGATACTATAATAGAGATTAATGATAGAATATGCCAGTTTAGAATAATGAAGCATCAGGATGCATTTGAATTTGAAGAAGTAGAAAAACTGAATGGAGTTGACAGAGGTGGCTTTGGTAGCACAGGGAAAAATTAA
- a CDS encoding segregation and condensation protein A, with the protein MEISYKLERFEGPLDLLLYLIERDRIDIYDIPIVSITEQYLNYMNHLETDDLDLMSEFIVMATTLLDIKARMLLPLEEDEETKEIIDPRAELVARLLEYKKYKLMANELAGRYFDAEKVLFKEPSIPSEVAEYREPANLDELFGDMNLHKLRLVFDRVMKQKDNRIDKVRSNFGTIKKEPISLETKITEVMAYARKYRKFTFQSLLERQATKLEVVVTFLSVLELMRIGKISLVQEETFGEMLIETLEEEGKEETLDLSDILDG; encoded by the coding sequence ATGGAGATTTCATATAAATTGGAGAGGTTTGAAGGACCGCTGGATTTGCTTCTATATCTTATAGAAAGAGATAGAATAGATATATATGATATTCCTATTGTAAGTATAACTGAACAGTATTTGAACTACATGAATCATTTGGAGACAGATGATCTGGATTTGATGAGTGAATTTATTGTGATGGCTACCACACTTTTAGATATAAAGGCAAGAATGCTTTTACCATTGGAAGAGGATGAGGAAACAAAGGAGATCATAGATCCAAGAGCAGAGCTTGTAGCAAGGCTTTTAGAATATAAAAAATATAAGTTGATGGCAAATGAGCTTGCAGGCAGATATTTCGATGCAGAGAAAGTACTTTTTAAAGAACCGAGTATACCAAGTGAAGTGGCAGAATACAGAGAGCCTGCAAATCTTGATGAGCTTTTTGGTGATATGAACTTGCATAAATTAAGACTGGTGTTTGACCGGGTAATGAAGCAAAAGGATAATAGGATTGATAAAGTAAGAAGTAATTTCGGTACTATAAAAAAAGAACCGATTTCTCTGGAAACGAAGATAACAGAAGTGATGGCATATGCCAGAAAGTACAGGAAATTTACATTTCAGTCACTTTTAGAAAGGCAGGCAACAAAACTTGAGGTTGTTGTCACATTCTTAAGCGTGTTGGAGCTTATGAGGATTGGTAAAATATCTCTTGTACAAGAAGAAACATTCGGAGAAATGTTAATAGAGACTTTGGAAGAAGAGGGGAAGGAGGAGACGCTAGATCTTAGCGATATACTGGATGGCTAA